The following proteins are encoded in a genomic region of Panthera leo isolate Ple1 chromosome F2, P.leo_Ple1_pat1.1, whole genome shotgun sequence:
- the MSC gene encoding musculin, whose protein sequence is MSTGSVSDPEEMELRGLQRGYPVPASKRPPLRGAERSYISPSDNSSAEEEDPDGEEERCALGAAGGAEGCKRKRPRVAGGGGGKKPLPPKGSAADCKQSQRNAANARERARMRVLSKAFSRLKTSLPWVPPDTKLSKLDTLRLASSYIAHLRQLLQEDRYENGYVHPVNLTWPFVVSGRPDTDTKEVSAANRLCGTTA, encoded by the exons ATGTCCACCGGCTCGGTGAGCGACCCCGAGGAGATGGAGCTGCGGGGGCTGCAGCGGGGGTACCCGGTCCCCGCCTCCAAGAGGCCGCCCCTCCGCGGCGCCGAGCGCAGCTACATCTCGCCCAGTGACAACTCCTCGGCCGAGGAGGAAGACCCCGACGGCGAGGAAGAGCGGTGCGCGCTGGGCGCGGCCGGCGGCGCGGAAGGCTGCAAGAGGAAACGGCCGCGCGTGGCTGGGGGCGGCGGCGGCAAGAAGCCCCTCCCGCCCAAGGGCTCGGCGGCCGACTGCAAGCAGTCGCAGCGCAACGCCGCCAACGCCCGCGAGCGCGCCCGGATGCGCGTGCTGAGCAAAGCCTTCTCCAGGCTCAAGACCAGTCTGCCTTGGGTGCCCCCAGACACTAAGCTTTCGAAGCTCGACACGCTCCGGCTGGCTTCCAGTTACATCGCGCACCTGCGGCAGCTGCTGCAGGAGGACCGCTACGAGAACGGCTACGTGCACCCGGTGAACCTG ACATGGCCGTTCGTGGTCTCAGGACGACCTGACACCGACACCAAAGAAGTTTCCGCAGCCAACAGATTATGTGGGACCACCGCTTAG